The Novosphingobium humi DNA window CCATGGATGAATTAACGGCCGCCCTGCGCGAGCATTTCGGCCATGATGATTTCCGCCCTGCCCAGCGCGCCATCATCGAGCGCGTCATGGCGGGCGGCCATACGCTGGCCGTCATGCCCACAGGCGGCGGCAAGTCGCTGACTTATCAATTGCCCGCGCTGCTGCTGCCCGGCACAGCCATCATCATCAGCCCGCTTATCGCGCTGATGCAGGACCAGATGCGAGCGGCCCGCGCCCACGGCCTGCGCGCCGCTACCTTGACCAGCGCCGACGAGGATCAGGCGCGCACCATCGACCTGCTGCGGCGGGGGGCGCTCGACCTGCTCTATGTCGCCCCTGAACGCGCGGCGCGCGAGGATTTCGCAGCTCTGCTGGCCGATATCCCCATCGCCCTCTTCGCCGTGGACGAGGCGCATTGCGTATCGGAATGGGGCCATGATTTCCGCCCCGATTATCGCGGCCTGCTGCCCCTGCTCGATGCCCATCCCGCGCCGCGCCTGTGCCTGACGGCGACGGCCGACGCGCATACGGCAAAGGACATTACCGGGCATTTCGAGATTCCCGATGAGGGCCGGATCATCGGCGGCTATGACCGGCCCAACATCCATTATGCCGCCCTGCGCCGGGGCGACACGCTGGCCCAATTGCGCAAGGTGCTGGCGGACAACCCCGGCCCCGGCATCATCTATGCCCGCACCCGCGCCGAGGTGGACAGGATTGCTGATGCGCTGTCGGGCGGCGGGCGGCGCGTGTTGCCCTATCACGCGGGCATGCGCGCCGAACAACGCCGCGCCCATCAGCAGCGCTTTTTCGACAGTCCCAGCGCGGTGATGGTCGCCACCATCGCCTTTGGCATGGGGGTGGACAAGCCAGATGTGCGCTTCATCGTCCATCTCTCGCCGCCCCTCTCGGTCGAGGCCTATTATCAGGAAACAGGCCGGGCCGGGCGCGACGGCGCCCCCGCTCTGGCTCTGCTGCTGTGGAGCGCCAAGGATCTGAAAGGTGGCCTCCACCGCGCCATCGCGGGCGGGAATGAACGCGGACAGGAGGCGCGCTGGCGCGCGATGGAGCGTTTCATCCGCACATGGGGATGCCGCCGCGCAGTGCTGCTGCGCCATTTCGGAGGGGTTCCGCCGCGCACCTGCGGGAATTGCCAAGGCTGCGCGCGCTGGCCTGTGCGGATGATACGCGCCGTTGGGCGGATTTTAACGCGCGCCCGTTAAGGTGGCTCTCCATGAAGCGCCCTCTCCTCCTGCTCGCCGCGCTGGCCGCGCCCGTCCTCGCCCATGCTCAGGCTGCCTATCAGCAGACCAGCCCCTATACGGTGGTGGAAACAGGGCAGAAGTTCAACCGGCTCCAGGACGCACTTTTCGCCATTGGCGACAAGACCGGCACGATCCGCATCGACGCGGGCCGCTGGCGCGATTGCGCGGCCCAGATCGCGGGCGATGTCAAATTCGTCGCCGCCGTGCCGGGCAAGACGATCTTCGACGGGCGCCTGTGCGAGGACAAGGCCGCGCTGGTGCTGCGCGGGCGCTCCTCGCGGGTCGAGGGGCTGATCTTTGCCAATATGCGCCATCAGGACGGCAATGGCTCGGGCATCCGCCTCGAACATGGCAATCTCTGGGTCACGCAGAGCTGGTTCAAGGACAGCGACGAGGGCATTCTGGCCAACAATGACCCGCGCGGCACGATTGCCATCGACCATTCGACCTTCACCCATCTGGGCCGCTGCGACCGGGGGCTGTCCTGTGCGCATTCGGTCTATCTCAATTTCTACGACCGGGTGACGATCACCAATTCGCGTTTCGAAATGGGCGATGGCGGCCATTACATCAAGGCGCGCGCCCGCGTGGTCGACATACGCGACAATGTGATCGACGATACCGGCGGGCGCAATTCGAACTATCTGATCGACCTGCCCGCAGGCAGCACCGGGCGGATTTCGGGCAACTGGATGGTGCAGGGATCGCACAAAGAAAACCCCGGCACGCTCATCGCCCTGTCCGCCGAGAGCCGCGATCACCCCACCGACGGGCTGGTGATCGAGGGCAATACCGTGAAAATGGCGCCGGGCGCGCCGCGCGGACCGGCCTTTGTGCGCGACTGGTCGGGCGGGCGGATCGTGATCGGGGCGAACCAGATCGATCCGGGCGTGGTGCGTTTCGCCCGTCCTTAGACCACCCGTGCGAGGATCAACACACAGCCCAGCCCCACCACCGAAATCGCGCTTTCCAGCATCGACCATGTGCGGAACGTGTCGCGCGTGCTGGTGCCAAGGTAAGCCTTGACCAGCCAGAAGCCCGGATCGTTGACATGGGAAAAGAACACCGATCCCGCGCCGATGGCCATGACGATAAGGCTGGGGTCGACCCCATGCCCGCCCACCACGCCCGCCATGATGGCCGAGGCGGTGATTGTTGCCACCGTGGCTGATCCCGTCGCCACGCGGATCGCGGCGGCCACCAGCCATGCCATCACCACCGGCCCCACAAAATTGGCCTGCGCCAAACGGCCAAACATCGCGGGCAGGCCGATATCGACCAACACCTGTTTGAGCGCCCCGCCCGCGCCGATCCCCAGCAGGATGCCCCCT harbors:
- a CDS encoding RecQ family ATP-dependent DNA helicase, which encodes MDELTAALREHFGHDDFRPAQRAIIERVMAGGHTLAVMPTGGGKSLTYQLPALLLPGTAIIISPLIALMQDQMRAARAHGLRAATLTSADEDQARTIDLLRRGALDLLYVAPERAAREDFAALLADIPIALFAVDEAHCVSEWGHDFRPDYRGLLPLLDAHPAPRLCLTATADAHTAKDITGHFEIPDEGRIIGGYDRPNIHYAALRRGDTLAQLRKVLADNPGPGIIYARTRAEVDRIADALSGGGRRVLPYHAGMRAEQRRAHQQRFFDSPSAVMVATIAFGMGVDKPDVRFIVHLSPPLSVEAYYQETGRAGRDGAPALALLLWSAKDLKGGLHRAIAGGNERGQEARWRAMERFIRTWGCRRAVLLRHFGGVPPRTCGNCQGCARWPVRMIRAVGRILTRAR
- a CDS encoding right-handed parallel beta-helix repeat-containing protein, translated to MKRPLLLLAALAAPVLAHAQAAYQQTSPYTVVETGQKFNRLQDALFAIGDKTGTIRIDAGRWRDCAAQIAGDVKFVAAVPGKTIFDGRLCEDKAALVLRGRSSRVEGLIFANMRHQDGNGSGIRLEHGNLWVTQSWFKDSDEGILANNDPRGTIAIDHSTFTHLGRCDRGLSCAHSVYLNFYDRVTITNSRFEMGDGGHYIKARARVVDIRDNVIDDTGGRNSNYLIDLPAGSTGRISGNWMVQGSHKENPGTLIALSAESRDHPTDGLVIEGNTVKMAPGAPRGPAFVRDWSGGRIVIGANQIDPGVVRFARP